One genomic segment of Rhizobium gallicum bv. gallicum R602sp includes these proteins:
- a CDS encoding ABC transporter permease, translating to MEARPAKGRAVPLAKAIGRFLTAAVTTYLGLLAVTFFIGRVVPIDPVLAILGDRAPTHVVERVREELGFNLPLYQQFFIYIKGVLSGDFGNSVLTTNPVMTDIRRVFPATIELATLGTIIGALIGIPLGVLAAVRRGSLADQIVRVVGLVGYSVPIFWLALISLVVFYAQLRWVAFPGRIDIVFEYTFTPITGFYLIDSLWQGQWDVFYDVFRHIILPGSLLGYFSLAYISRMTRSFMLNELSQEYIVAARAKGLSETRVIWGHALRNAAVPLVTVIALSYAGLLEGSVLTETVFSWPGIGLYITNSLQNADMNAVLGGTIVIGTVFIGINLLSDLLYRTLDPRTRSR from the coding sequence ATGGAGGCGCGGCCCGCCAAGGGTCGTGCCGTTCCCCTCGCGAAAGCAATCGGACGTTTCCTGACCGCTGCCGTGACGACCTATCTTGGACTTCTGGCCGTTACCTTTTTCATCGGCCGTGTCGTGCCGATCGATCCGGTTCTTGCGATCCTTGGCGACCGCGCGCCGACGCATGTCGTGGAGCGCGTGCGTGAAGAGCTCGGCTTCAATCTGCCGCTCTATCAGCAATTCTTCATCTATATCAAAGGTGTCCTTTCCGGTGATTTCGGCAATTCGGTGCTGACCACCAATCCGGTGATGACCGATATCCGCCGCGTCTTTCCGGCAACGATCGAGCTTGCGACCCTCGGCACCATTATTGGCGCCCTGATCGGCATTCCGCTTGGCGTGCTTGCGGCCGTTCGGCGCGGCAGCCTTGCCGACCAGATTGTGCGTGTCGTCGGGCTTGTCGGCTATTCCGTGCCGATCTTCTGGCTGGCCCTGATCTCGCTCGTCGTATTCTATGCGCAACTGCGCTGGGTGGCCTTCCCGGGGCGCATCGATATCGTCTTTGAATATACATTCACACCGATTACCGGCTTTTATCTGATCGACAGCCTCTGGCAGGGGCAGTGGGACGTCTTCTACGATGTCTTCCGGCACATTATCTTGCCGGGATCGCTGCTCGGCTATTTCTCGCTCGCCTATATCAGCCGGATGACGCGCAGCTTCATGCTGAACGAGCTCAGTCAGGAATATATCGTGGCTGCGCGCGCCAAGGGGCTTTCGGAAACCCGGGTAATTTGGGGCCACGCATTGCGCAATGCCGCGGTCCCACTTGTGACGGTGATTGCGCTCTCCTACGCCGGGCTTCTCGAAGGCTCGGTTCTGACGGAGACGGTGTTCTCCTGGCCAGGTATTGGCCTCTACATCACCAACTCCTTGCAAAATGCCGATATGAACGCTGTCCTCGGCGGCACGATCGTCATCGGCACGGTGTTCATCGGCATCAACCTCCTGTCCGATCTTCTCTACCGGACGCTCGATCCAAGGACGCGAAGCCGATGA